Proteins found in one Oncorhynchus mykiss isolate Arlee chromosome 3, USDA_OmykA_1.1, whole genome shotgun sequence genomic segment:
- the LOC110512558 gene encoding INO80 complex subunit E isoform X2 translates to MEVDYKQNYTNLKRKLKFMVYEQECFQEELRRSQKKLLRVSRDKSFLLDRLLQYERVDEDSSDSDATASSENSEGEGERRRRRSSPGVGLPSSSHLSLLSRSGVNPLQSSVSTPTSTQWWPL, encoded by the exons ATGGAGGTGGACTACAAGCAGAACTACACAAATCTCAAACGCAAATTGAAATTCATGGTTTAT GAGCAGGAGTGTTTTCAGGAAGAGCTCAGAAGATCCCAGAAGAAGCTGCTCAGAGTGTCCAGAGATAAAAG TTTTCTGTTGGACCGATTGTTACAATACGAGCGGGTGGACGAGGACTCCTCAG ATTCTGATGCCACTGCCTCTTCTGAGAACagcgaaggagagggagagagacggag GAGAAGAAGTAGCCCAGGTGTAGGCCTTCCTtcatcctcccatctctctctcctctctcgttctgGAGTGAACCCTCTCCAGTCGTCCGTCAGTACCCCTACCTCAACACA GTGGTGGCCCCTTTAG
- the LOC110512505 gene encoding regulation of nuclear pre-mRNA domain-containing protein 2 isoform X2, with product MKMKTVSVAVVLSLLLCSALSAPLKGKEDSQKTMFFGEDFHLQLPSLAAEVLFQPSSAKAGVEVVLMRGGSVVGNRAKLNSQLSHLILANVGEGDEGTYSVKNNEQPEEVRRITLIVRDCSNEQNIKYGENYHIQLAGVEAPITLEYRPSSVEANLTSRPPLVLMTRGGLFRDGYQGRLSVNERRVTLNAVTGADEGSYTVRDTNLKIMRKVCLNVKEHQNFVKLPYAGTLKINLILNASMVRLFYTPDYDFKTRQILDGGQLTVPADLDLVGRISLDPSVVILDQVKASDVGQFKVTDILGFPVSNVYLEVEAYKLPSLYVAIIALVGFLVLLLLVCLLSCLVKQKKRAAKARAIEKIAQNAGKEDEGDAFRQVVKNITQFEESIAQSIDITEKSQSTEVDIKGLEVSSKEVAGGNLETSDSGVEFNTTGLPLDTDTDVPDQIPESEAETESVAFVPETKPSPPPVTKPSQVPEIRKIPEPAPEPKLTITKPVETKLSPIPSPVSKQAPSPIAKTPDQAKTPELKTPDFKTPDPKIPELKTPEPTKTPDFKTPEPKIPELKTPELAKTPIAVSPSPVSSKPTPPLTPVSKLTAPQPSTPEPPKLVTPTPESPKPVTPIQTPTPTPMLSPEPAPTTNGTPEPPAPESKPDTAPAPVGLIESPVAKATPPKTPEVEVTAPSSPALEAKMDAPAEDNTATTAT from the exons ATGAAGATGAAGACAGTCAGTGTGGCAGTGGTGCTGAGCTTGCTGCTCTGCTCAG CTCTGTCGGCCCCTTTGAAAG GTAAAGAAGACTCCCAGAAGACCATGTTCTTTGGGGAGGACTTCCATCTGCAGCTGCCCTCCCTGGCTGCAGaggttttgttccagcccagtagTGCCAAGGCGGGGGTTGAGGTGGTCCTGATGCGGGGTGGATCCGTGGTCGGTAACCGTGCCAAGCTCAACAGTCAGCTCAGTCACCTGATCCTAGCGAACGTGGGCGAGGGGGACGAGGGGACGTACTCGGTGAAGAACAACGAACAGCCGGAAGAGGTCCGACGCATCACACTCATCGTCAGAG ACTGTTCCAATGAGCAGAACATTAAGTATGGGGAGAACTACCACATCCAGCTGGCAGGGGTGGAGGCTCCCATCACCCTGGAGTATAGGCCCAGTTCTGTGGAGGCCAACCTGACTTCCAG GCCGCCCCTGGTGCTGATGACCCGAGGAGGGCTCTTCAGAGACGGGTACCAGGGGCGCCTGAGTGTCAACGAGCGCCGGGTCACCCTCAACGCCGTGACAGGCGCCGATGAGGGAAGCTACACCGTCAGAGACACGAACCTGAAGATCATGAGGAAGGTCTGCCTAAATGTCAAAG aACACCAGAACTTTGTGAAGCTGCCGTACGCTGGCACCCTGAAGATCAACCTGATTCTGAATGCCTCCATGGTGCGTCTGTTCTACACGCCCGACTACGACTTCAAAACCAGACAGATCCTGGACGGGGGACAGTTAACG GTGCCAGCAGACCTGGATCTGGTGGGGCGGATCTCTCTGGATCCGTCTGTGGTCATCCTGGACCAGGTCAAGGCCAGCGACGTCGGACAGTTCAAGGTCACGGACATACTGGGGTTTCCTGTGTCCAACGTCTACCTGGAagtggagg cctaCAAGCTGCCGTCCCTCTATGTGGCAATCATTGCACTGGTGGGCTTCCTGGTTCTCCTGCTGTTGGTGTGTCTGCTGTCCTGCCTGGTCAAGCAGAAGAAGAGGGCTGCCAAGGCCCGAGCCATCGAGAAGATTGCCCAAAACGCAGGCAAGGAGGACGAGGGAGATGCCTTCAGACAG GTGGTGAAGAACATTACTCAGTTTGAGGAGTCTATAGCCCAGTCCATCGACATCACAGAGAAGTCTCAGAGCACTGAGGTGGACATTAAA GGTCTGGAGGTGTCGTCCAAGGAGGTGGCAGGTGGTAACCTGGAGACTAGCGACTCAGGGGTGGAGTTTAACACCACTGGCCTCCCATTGGACACTGACACTGACGTCCCCGACCAGATTCCAGAATCAGAGGCTGAGACTGAGAGTGTTGCCTTCGTCCCAGAAACCAAGCCAAGCCCACCCCCGGTTACCAAACCTAGCCAGGTTCCCGAGATCAGAAAAATTCCTGAACCAGCTCCTGAACCAAAGTTGACCATAACCAAACCCGTTGAGACCAAACTCAGCCCAATCCCAAGCCCGGTCTCCAAGCAGGCTCCAAGCCCCATTGCCAAAACACCTGATCAAGCCAAAACTCCTGAATTGAAAACTCCTGATTTCAAAACTCCTGATCCGAAAATACCTGAATTGAAAACACCTGAACCAACCAAAACTCCCGATTTTAAAACTCCTGAACCGAAAATACCTGAATTGAAAACACCTGAACTAGCCAAAACGCCTATTGCTGTGTCTCCAAGCCCGGTGTCCTCTAAGCCAACCCCACCCCTGACCCCTGTCTCCAAACTAACTGCACCCCAACCATCAACCCCTGAACCCCCCAAGCTGGTGACACCAACCCCAGAATCCCCCAAGCCTGTGACACCAATCCAGACTCCGACCCCAACCCCAATGCTGAGCCCTGAACCTGCTCCGACCACCAATGGCACACCCGAACCACCAGCACCTGAATCCAAACCTGACACTGCTCCGGCCCCAGTGGGTCTGATCGAAAGCCCTGTCGCCAAGgcaacccctcctaaaacccctgAAGTGGAGGTGACCGCCCCAAGTAGTCCAGCCCTTGAGGCCAAAATGGACGCCCCAGCTGAGGACAACACCGCCACCACCGCAACCTGA
- the LOC110512516 gene encoding zinc-binding protein A33 isoform X3: protein MYKNHIKDTNNNYNKSLLPDHKEKLIQAIKRIKHEVDECWEAERETYIWSLGVERCFDNLEREVRAEFQNLHRFLDEEETMDMERLKKEKEKRVKLLREREKKIAMQGRDLERGIATLNNKLAEEDSPKLLKEIQDLLKRSQVAFIPPPQVDVEVRSAHFVGPIQYRIWKHMKSCLYPNITEVTFDPETAHPLLTLSPSCTSVWFEEDKVIPKASEEEQPPNPRCFHYYYSVMGREGFITGRHYWEVEVGRKTAWRLGVAREDVHRGEMDSSGTSNGLWTLSLKGGAILACTDPKPTKVPVSIRPVRIGVFLDCEKEEVAFYNAVTMTPLYTFSMETVFVPLIPFYNPCDTDNGRNLGPLNLFSPSI, encoded by the exons ATGTACAAAAATCACATAAAAGATACGAACAACAACTACAATAAAAGCCTTCTCCCTGACCACAAG GAGAAGCTGATCCAGGCTATTAAAAGAATAAAGCATGAGGTAGACGAGTgctgggaggcagagagagagacgtacaTATGGTCTCTTGGTGTAGAG AGATGTTTTGATAATCTGGAACGGGAGGTGCGAGCTGAGTTCCAGAACCTCCATCGCTTCCTGGACGAAGAGGAGACCATGGACATGGAGCGACtgaagaaggagaaagagaagagggtgaAGCTgcttagggagagagagaagaagatcgCCATGCAGGGAAGAGATCTAGAGAGAGGCATTGCCACGCTCAACAACAAACTGGCCGAGGAAGACAGTCCCAAACTGCTCAAA GAGATTCAAGACCTCTTGAAAAG GTCCCAGGTGGCTTTCATACCCCCTCCGCAGGTGGATGTGGAGGTGCGATCAGCACACTTTGTGGGGCCCATCCAGTACAGGATATGGAAACACATGAAGAGCTGCCTGTACCCAA ATATCACTGAAGTGACCTTTGACCCAGAGACAGCccaccccctcctcaccctctcccccagCTGCACTTCTGTGTGGTTCGAGGAGGACAAAGTTATCCCCAAGGCCTCAGAGGAGGAGCAGCCCCCGAACCCCCGCTGCTTCCACTACTACTACAGTGTCATGGGCCGAGAAGGTTTCATCACCGGACGCCATtactgggaggtggaggtgggccGCAAGACAGCATGGCGGCTGGGTGTGGCCAGGGAGGACGTCCACCGGGGGGAGATGGACTCCAGCGGGACCAGTAACGGTCTCTGGACCCTATCCCTGAAGGGAGGGGCCATCTTGGCCTGTACAGACCCCAAACCCACCAAGGTCCCGGTGTCCATCAGGCCCGTCCGGATCGGAGTGTTCTTAGACTGTGAGAAGGAGGAAGTAGCGTTCTATAACGCTGTTACCATGACGCCGCTGTACACATTCTCCATGGAAACAGTGTTCGTTCCGCTGATCCCCTTCTATAACCCGTGTGACACGGACAATGGGAGGAACCTGGGTCCCCTAAACCTCTTCAGCCCCTCTATATGA
- the LOC110512558 gene encoding INO80 complex subunit E isoform X4 — protein MEVDYKQNYTNLKRKLKFMVYEQECFQEELRRSQKKLLRVSRDKSFLLDRLLQYERVDEDSSDSDATASSENSEGEGERRRKEEKK, from the exons ATGGAGGTGGACTACAAGCAGAACTACACAAATCTCAAACGCAAATTGAAATTCATGGTTTAT GAGCAGGAGTGTTTTCAGGAAGAGCTCAGAAGATCCCAGAAGAAGCTGCTCAGAGTGTCCAGAGATAAAAG TTTTCTGTTGGACCGATTGTTACAATACGAGCGGGTGGACGAGGACTCCTCAG ATTCTGATGCCACTGCCTCTTCTGAGAACagcgaaggagagggagagagacggaggaaagAA GAGAAGAAGTAG
- the LOC110512558 gene encoding INO80 complex subunit E isoform X1, which translates to MEVDYKQNYTNLKRKLKFMVYEQECFQEELRRSQKKLLRVSRDKSFLLDRLLQYERVDEDSSDSDATASSENSEGEGERRRKEVGMQHASNTDNISNCTLSITALSPSLPFSLSHYLRTDIALGSPQI; encoded by the exons ATGGAGGTGGACTACAAGCAGAACTACACAAATCTCAAACGCAAATTGAAATTCATGGTTTAT GAGCAGGAGTGTTTTCAGGAAGAGCTCAGAAGATCCCAGAAGAAGCTGCTCAGAGTGTCCAGAGATAAAAG TTTTCTGTTGGACCGATTGTTACAATACGAGCGGGTGGACGAGGACTCCTCAG ATTCTGATGCCACTGCCTCTTCTGAGAACagcgaaggagagggagagagacggaggaaagAAGTGGGGATGCAGCATGCCAGCAACACAGACAATATTTCAAATTGCACTCTTTCTATTACTGCACTCTCTCCATCTTTGCCATTCTCACTATCTCACTAtttaagaacagatatagcccttggttcaccccagatctga
- the LOC110512516 gene encoding zinc-binding protein A33 isoform X1 produces MVFDVPSFHCQESLVCFPVLLGEIGMYKNHIKDTNNNYNKSLLPDHKEKLIQAIKRIKHEVDECWEAERETYIWSLGVERCFDNLEREVRAEFQNLHRFLDEEETMDMERLKKEKEKRVKLLREREKKIAMQGRDLERGIATLNNKLAEEDSPKLLKEIQDLLKRSQVAFIPPPQVDVEVRSAHFVGPIQYRIWKHMKSCLYPNITEVTFDPETAHPLLTLSPSCTSVWFEEDKVIPKASEEEQPPNPRCFHYYYSVMGREGFITGRHYWEVEVGRKTAWRLGVAREDVHRGEMDSSGTSNGLWTLSLKGGAILACTDPKPTKVPVSIRPVRIGVFLDCEKEEVAFYNAVTMTPLYTFSMETVFVPLIPFYNPCDTDNGRNLGPLNLFSPSI; encoded by the exons ATGGTGTTTGATG TTCCCTCTTTTCATTGCCAAGAGTCCCTTGTTTGCTTTCCCGTCTTGTTAGGAGAAATTGGAATGTACAAAAATCACATAAAAGATACGAACAACAACTACAATAAAAGCCTTCTCCCTGACCACAAG GAGAAGCTGATCCAGGCTATTAAAAGAATAAAGCATGAGGTAGACGAGTgctgggaggcagagagagagacgtacaTATGGTCTCTTGGTGTAGAG AGATGTTTTGATAATCTGGAACGGGAGGTGCGAGCTGAGTTCCAGAACCTCCATCGCTTCCTGGACGAAGAGGAGACCATGGACATGGAGCGACtgaagaaggagaaagagaagagggtgaAGCTgcttagggagagagagaagaagatcgCCATGCAGGGAAGAGATCTAGAGAGAGGCATTGCCACGCTCAACAACAAACTGGCCGAGGAAGACAGTCCCAAACTGCTCAAA GAGATTCAAGACCTCTTGAAAAG GTCCCAGGTGGCTTTCATACCCCCTCCGCAGGTGGATGTGGAGGTGCGATCAGCACACTTTGTGGGGCCCATCCAGTACAGGATATGGAAACACATGAAGAGCTGCCTGTACCCAA ATATCACTGAAGTGACCTTTGACCCAGAGACAGCccaccccctcctcaccctctcccccagCTGCACTTCTGTGTGGTTCGAGGAGGACAAAGTTATCCCCAAGGCCTCAGAGGAGGAGCAGCCCCCGAACCCCCGCTGCTTCCACTACTACTACAGTGTCATGGGCCGAGAAGGTTTCATCACCGGACGCCATtactgggaggtggaggtgggccGCAAGACAGCATGGCGGCTGGGTGTGGCCAGGGAGGACGTCCACCGGGGGGAGATGGACTCCAGCGGGACCAGTAACGGTCTCTGGACCCTATCCCTGAAGGGAGGGGCCATCTTGGCCTGTACAGACCCCAAACCCACCAAGGTCCCGGTGTCCATCAGGCCCGTCCGGATCGGAGTGTTCTTAGACTGTGAGAAGGAGGAAGTAGCGTTCTATAACGCTGTTACCATGACGCCGCTGTACACATTCTCCATGGAAACAGTGTTCGTTCCGCTGATCCCCTTCTATAACCCGTGTGACACGGACAATGGGAGGAACCTGGGTCCCCTAAACCTCTTCAGCCCCTCTATATGA
- the LOC110512505 gene encoding regulation of nuclear pre-mRNA domain-containing protein 2 isoform X1 yields MKEPGDLMKMKTVSVAVVLSLLLCSALSAPLKGKEDSQKTMFFGEDFHLQLPSLAAEVLFQPSSAKAGVEVVLMRGGSVVGNRAKLNSQLSHLILANVGEGDEGTYSVKNNEQPEEVRRITLIVRDCSNEQNIKYGENYHIQLAGVEAPITLEYRPSSVEANLTSRPPLVLMTRGGLFRDGYQGRLSVNERRVTLNAVTGADEGSYTVRDTNLKIMRKVCLNVKEHQNFVKLPYAGTLKINLILNASMVRLFYTPDYDFKTRQILDGGQLTVPADLDLVGRISLDPSVVILDQVKASDVGQFKVTDILGFPVSNVYLEVEAYKLPSLYVAIIALVGFLVLLLLVCLLSCLVKQKKRAAKARAIEKIAQNAGKEDEGDAFRQVVKNITQFEESIAQSIDITEKSQSTEVDIKGLEVSSKEVAGGNLETSDSGVEFNTTGLPLDTDTDVPDQIPESEAETESVAFVPETKPSPPPVTKPSQVPEIRKIPEPAPEPKLTITKPVETKLSPIPSPVSKQAPSPIAKTPDQAKTPELKTPDFKTPDPKIPELKTPEPTKTPDFKTPEPKIPELKTPELAKTPIAVSPSPVSSKPTPPLTPVSKLTAPQPSTPEPPKLVTPTPESPKPVTPIQTPTPTPMLSPEPAPTTNGTPEPPAPESKPDTAPAPVGLIESPVAKATPPKTPEVEVTAPSSPALEAKMDAPAEDNTATTAT; encoded by the exons ATGAAAG AGCCAGGAGATCTGATGAAGATGAAGACAGTCAGTGTGGCAGTGGTGCTGAGCTTGCTGCTCTGCTCAG CTCTGTCGGCCCCTTTGAAAG GTAAAGAAGACTCCCAGAAGACCATGTTCTTTGGGGAGGACTTCCATCTGCAGCTGCCCTCCCTGGCTGCAGaggttttgttccagcccagtagTGCCAAGGCGGGGGTTGAGGTGGTCCTGATGCGGGGTGGATCCGTGGTCGGTAACCGTGCCAAGCTCAACAGTCAGCTCAGTCACCTGATCCTAGCGAACGTGGGCGAGGGGGACGAGGGGACGTACTCGGTGAAGAACAACGAACAGCCGGAAGAGGTCCGACGCATCACACTCATCGTCAGAG ACTGTTCCAATGAGCAGAACATTAAGTATGGGGAGAACTACCACATCCAGCTGGCAGGGGTGGAGGCTCCCATCACCCTGGAGTATAGGCCCAGTTCTGTGGAGGCCAACCTGACTTCCAG GCCGCCCCTGGTGCTGATGACCCGAGGAGGGCTCTTCAGAGACGGGTACCAGGGGCGCCTGAGTGTCAACGAGCGCCGGGTCACCCTCAACGCCGTGACAGGCGCCGATGAGGGAAGCTACACCGTCAGAGACACGAACCTGAAGATCATGAGGAAGGTCTGCCTAAATGTCAAAG aACACCAGAACTTTGTGAAGCTGCCGTACGCTGGCACCCTGAAGATCAACCTGATTCTGAATGCCTCCATGGTGCGTCTGTTCTACACGCCCGACTACGACTTCAAAACCAGACAGATCCTGGACGGGGGACAGTTAACG GTGCCAGCAGACCTGGATCTGGTGGGGCGGATCTCTCTGGATCCGTCTGTGGTCATCCTGGACCAGGTCAAGGCCAGCGACGTCGGACAGTTCAAGGTCACGGACATACTGGGGTTTCCTGTGTCCAACGTCTACCTGGAagtggagg cctaCAAGCTGCCGTCCCTCTATGTGGCAATCATTGCACTGGTGGGCTTCCTGGTTCTCCTGCTGTTGGTGTGTCTGCTGTCCTGCCTGGTCAAGCAGAAGAAGAGGGCTGCCAAGGCCCGAGCCATCGAGAAGATTGCCCAAAACGCAGGCAAGGAGGACGAGGGAGATGCCTTCAGACAG GTGGTGAAGAACATTACTCAGTTTGAGGAGTCTATAGCCCAGTCCATCGACATCACAGAGAAGTCTCAGAGCACTGAGGTGGACATTAAA GGTCTGGAGGTGTCGTCCAAGGAGGTGGCAGGTGGTAACCTGGAGACTAGCGACTCAGGGGTGGAGTTTAACACCACTGGCCTCCCATTGGACACTGACACTGACGTCCCCGACCAGATTCCAGAATCAGAGGCTGAGACTGAGAGTGTTGCCTTCGTCCCAGAAACCAAGCCAAGCCCACCCCCGGTTACCAAACCTAGCCAGGTTCCCGAGATCAGAAAAATTCCTGAACCAGCTCCTGAACCAAAGTTGACCATAACCAAACCCGTTGAGACCAAACTCAGCCCAATCCCAAGCCCGGTCTCCAAGCAGGCTCCAAGCCCCATTGCCAAAACACCTGATCAAGCCAAAACTCCTGAATTGAAAACTCCTGATTTCAAAACTCCTGATCCGAAAATACCTGAATTGAAAACACCTGAACCAACCAAAACTCCCGATTTTAAAACTCCTGAACCGAAAATACCTGAATTGAAAACACCTGAACTAGCCAAAACGCCTATTGCTGTGTCTCCAAGCCCGGTGTCCTCTAAGCCAACCCCACCCCTGACCCCTGTCTCCAAACTAACTGCACCCCAACCATCAACCCCTGAACCCCCCAAGCTGGTGACACCAACCCCAGAATCCCCCAAGCCTGTGACACCAATCCAGACTCCGACCCCAACCCCAATGCTGAGCCCTGAACCTGCTCCGACCACCAATGGCACACCCGAACCACCAGCACCTGAATCCAAACCTGACACTGCTCCGGCCCCAGTGGGTCTGATCGAAAGCCCTGTCGCCAAGgcaacccctcctaaaacccctgAAGTGGAGGTGACCGCCCCAAGTAGTCCAGCCCTTGAGGCCAAAATGGACGCCCCAGCTGAGGACAACACCGCCACCACCGCAACCTGA
- the LOC110512558 gene encoding uncharacterized protein LOC110512558 isoform X3, with translation MSRSVFRKSSEDPRRSCSECPEIKVFCWTDCYNTSGWTRTPQILMPLPLLRTAKERERDGGKKRRSSPGVGLPSSSHLSLLSRSGVNPLQSSVSTPTSTQWWPL, from the exons AT GAGCAGGAGTGTTTTCAGGAAGAGCTCAGAAGATCCCAGAAGAAGCTGCTCAGAGTGTCCAGAGATAAAAG TTTTCTGTTGGACCGATTGTTACAATACGAGCGGGTGGACGAGGACTCCTCAG ATTCTGATGCCACTGCCTCTTCTGAGAACagcgaaggagagggagagagacggaggaaagAA GAGAAGAAGTAGCCCAGGTGTAGGCCTTCCTtcatcctcccatctctctctcctctctcgttctgGAGTGAACCCTCTCCAGTCGTCCGTCAGTACCCCTACCTCAACACA GTGGTGGCCCCTTTAG
- the LOC110512516 gene encoding zinc-binding protein A33 isoform X2, with product MVFDGEIGMYKNHIKDTNNNYNKSLLPDHKEKLIQAIKRIKHEVDECWEAERETYIWSLGVERCFDNLEREVRAEFQNLHRFLDEEETMDMERLKKEKEKRVKLLREREKKIAMQGRDLERGIATLNNKLAEEDSPKLLKEIQDLLKRSQVAFIPPPQVDVEVRSAHFVGPIQYRIWKHMKSCLYPNITEVTFDPETAHPLLTLSPSCTSVWFEEDKVIPKASEEEQPPNPRCFHYYYSVMGREGFITGRHYWEVEVGRKTAWRLGVAREDVHRGEMDSSGTSNGLWTLSLKGGAILACTDPKPTKVPVSIRPVRIGVFLDCEKEEVAFYNAVTMTPLYTFSMETVFVPLIPFYNPCDTDNGRNLGPLNLFSPSI from the exons ATGGTGTTTGATG GAGAAATTGGAATGTACAAAAATCACATAAAAGATACGAACAACAACTACAATAAAAGCCTTCTCCCTGACCACAAG GAGAAGCTGATCCAGGCTATTAAAAGAATAAAGCATGAGGTAGACGAGTgctgggaggcagagagagagacgtacaTATGGTCTCTTGGTGTAGAG AGATGTTTTGATAATCTGGAACGGGAGGTGCGAGCTGAGTTCCAGAACCTCCATCGCTTCCTGGACGAAGAGGAGACCATGGACATGGAGCGACtgaagaaggagaaagagaagagggtgaAGCTgcttagggagagagagaagaagatcgCCATGCAGGGAAGAGATCTAGAGAGAGGCATTGCCACGCTCAACAACAAACTGGCCGAGGAAGACAGTCCCAAACTGCTCAAA GAGATTCAAGACCTCTTGAAAAG GTCCCAGGTGGCTTTCATACCCCCTCCGCAGGTGGATGTGGAGGTGCGATCAGCACACTTTGTGGGGCCCATCCAGTACAGGATATGGAAACACATGAAGAGCTGCCTGTACCCAA ATATCACTGAAGTGACCTTTGACCCAGAGACAGCccaccccctcctcaccctctcccccagCTGCACTTCTGTGTGGTTCGAGGAGGACAAAGTTATCCCCAAGGCCTCAGAGGAGGAGCAGCCCCCGAACCCCCGCTGCTTCCACTACTACTACAGTGTCATGGGCCGAGAAGGTTTCATCACCGGACGCCATtactgggaggtggaggtgggccGCAAGACAGCATGGCGGCTGGGTGTGGCCAGGGAGGACGTCCACCGGGGGGAGATGGACTCCAGCGGGACCAGTAACGGTCTCTGGACCCTATCCCTGAAGGGAGGGGCCATCTTGGCCTGTACAGACCCCAAACCCACCAAGGTCCCGGTGTCCATCAGGCCCGTCCGGATCGGAGTGTTCTTAGACTGTGAGAAGGAGGAAGTAGCGTTCTATAACGCTGTTACCATGACGCCGCTGTACACATTCTCCATGGAAACAGTGTTCGTTCCGCTGATCCCCTTCTATAACCCGTGTGACACGGACAATGGGAGGAACCTGGGTCCCCTAAACCTCTTCAGCCCCTCTATATGA